A segment of the Ischnura elegans chromosome 13 unlocalized genomic scaffold, ioIscEleg1.1 SUPER_13_unloc_1, whole genome shotgun sequence genome:
ACAATATATCAGCTCGTGTATCGGTGACTTCTTTGTTGGTAGCCGTTCTTTTAAAACTTTCACGATGTACGCCCTTGCTAAATTCATCGACGGCGACAAGGAGGAAGTTGCAGTGATTTCCGAGGAAATGATTACTTCGCCGATGGAAAAAGGTGCCGAAAATTACGTTAATAAAGAAGTAATGGTGAGGGACTCCAGTAAGAAGGGTGTCAGGGAGTACCCTGCCATAGTCCTCGCTCATTCTGGTAAGTAATGTTTTTCTGCCCTAATTTTCATAGCGTCGGACCTAAActtctaaaaaatatgtatatatttattaaacctGTAACATTAGATCAACAGGCTACGTGCATTTCTGCAAACGTTAGGTCTTGGTTCTCATTATTATGTTCTTGTTATGTCGGCTTCAACATCTTTAACGATTTGCAGCTGCATCTTATGTAAAGGAAGGTTATATGATGTTATGCTGTGTAAATTCCTCTAAGGAACATCTTATAAGATACAGAACAGATTACAGAGTAGTTGGCAATTTCAGCGCTTTTAATCTCGCGGTTCGTGCTTTAAGGTGTACAACTAAAACTCTTTCTTTTTCCCACAGATAATAGACCACGTTTATGTGCGTTATTGGAGACGTACGTAAAAACCGGCAGGTTATGTACTCCGAGTAATTCAAAGAGGCCGCACATACCGAAAACCGTGGAAAGTGATTCCGATGCTGAGCTTGGTGGAAGGATTGgggtattgaaaaaagtaagttcTCTTCACTTTGTCATTAACTATTCCCCACGACTGTGCTACTGTGAACATTTCAATATGTGCATCcactttcttttccaactttCAGAGTGCGCAATTGAAACGAAAGAAAGAAAACGCCCACCAAGTAGCAgcgatgaaaataattaaaaattatgataatgtgCTGACGGAGTCCAACCACGTCAAAAGAAGTAGTCAGATAGACTTATTAAAGAAGGAGcttgaggaggagaaggaaaaagtGAGGAAGCTGCAAGCAAAGCTTGCTGAAGTTACCGAACAGAGAGATAATTTGATTCGTAAGTGCACAAGTTCATTTTCTGTCAGCTTGTTTTTCAATAATTGCGTAGTTAGGGGGGAAATGTAACACCCAAACTGATATGttgtttgaatttccttgaattaCAATTGCATTACCTGTTGCAGAAAGTTGGTAAAATAttgtgaatttaattaaaaataagaggtATTGCCATATTGTTACTGCTGGAAGATATACTGTCACTTGAGATACTCTTCGTACTCTAAGGCATCCAATTTCAAAGAAACTTCAGTGGATATGATAGATGGCATATTTAGCCTtaattgcttaaatttaaataatgagtGTTATATGCACACATATTAATGCTATTTCTGTAATTTCTCCCTGGTGAAAATGGCCACAGACGGCCACAGGAAAATTTTGTGGCCATCCTGTGGCCGTCTGTGGCCAACTTGTGGCCGTCTGTGGCCATCTTGTGGTCGTCTGTGGCCATTGTGAGACTGTCTGTGGCCATCCTGTGGGCTCTGTGTCCAGACTATTATCTCTGTGGCCATGGACATGAGTAACCTGGAACCATAGGAAGAACCTGTGGCCATGGCCGCAGAACTTTTAGCCACTTAAGATTAATACTACTAGGCAAAATTATCTCTAACTGATGCATTCACCTCATTTTTAATGGTACATAATGTAGGATTTCGTAATtttgggaagatatttttcctgtTTTCGAATGATAACTTAAATCCTAAATCAAATTATGTTCTACTTATTTAAAACTcataatttcttaatgaaaatttccaaatagcaATGAAAAACGAAGGCTATGGCACTTGAACCCTTGAGGTTGGTTTGATTATTGAGAATGGTTTGACATTCATCCCTCATAACGTGTTAAATTAGGATTGGGGCAGCTCTTCTATTCCCTGTGACACCCATGTGCCAGAAAGATTTAGGGCCAAGAATGTCATTCACCGAAGCTTTAATTTGGGAAAATCAAGCCCAGGCCTTCAGGTATTAGCAACAGTAGACGTATGGTGCAACCACAATTTCCAATTATTGATATGATAAATTTATGACAGCACTGCTGATTACCTAGAACAGGGTCATTAATGAAATCTCAGGAAGGAAAAGTCAAGGTTTaacaggagtttttttttattttcaagaaatgagGATCATTACAAAATTCTTGTTAGAgttaacttttttcaaatttgttcgaacattcagaaatataaattttgctgTCTACTGCCATGAGGAAACATTTCTTTTTAATGTGTGAAAAGGGAAAGGCTTTCACCTGACCATAAGGATCTATTGCACACTGCTTTAGATGCGGAGGCACATTATTATCACTATTGATGGCGATGTTCAACACAGTGCCAAGACACCACATAACTGGTTCTACTGGGAGTGAGCACACAGAAATTATCAAGTCAACCATTAAAAATTCTCCAGTCACTAAACGTATGCAACTGTCATTTGAGACTTTCTGTCTACTTAAATTCCTACTGGAATACAATATACCATGCATAGCCACTCTATTATACACTTTAGCCACATTGGCAATGGTGATTCCATGCACCTGCAGAGCCTCCTGATGCACTTTTTTTAAGACAATATAATTAGGCTtcccaaataataaaatatctccaCACTTTTCAAATGTCTTATTATAACTATATTCCACAACTTTGCTGCAAAAATCTACCACTGTGTCCCTCGCACCATAGTTCTTAAGCAATTTAGAGATATTGAGGGTCATCAAATACTTCCGTGCAATTTGGCCTCCTACACTCCTAGTTCCCTTCACTATGCGCACTAGTCTCCCATTGGCACTCTCAAAGGGAAACAAACTGTATGCCCACAGAGGACCCACTTTTAATGCCTGGGTAGGCAAATGGCCGAGTAAATGCACATTGTACACCATATTTTCTGGACCATATAAGGTTTGGTAGTCATCCACAAATCTCTTTAAAATGAACTCGGCTTTCCCTGCCTCCTCATGACTGATGGACCCTTTGCATAGAGTATAAATGGATGCCACCAATTTACTAAAATGGGCAAAATATGGGTCTGGAAGGACATCTTTCAGACATGGCAAGCCATAATAGAGTAGAAACCCCCGCCACTCCTTTGCCTTCCAGTGGGAACGATCACTCATTGCTCTAGGTTTTGGCATGATGGAGGGGGGTGTAATCCCTTGGAGTCTCTTATTCACGGTACTTATTTTTAGTCCTATGTAGTATGGCTGACCAGAACTAGTAGAATCAAACCACAAGCATGCCAATCGCCTCATAACACCCAAGAGCACTGAGTGCATGTAATCAATAGGTATTCCAAAAACCATATCCATGGATTCCAGAGGTAACAGGACACTCATACCTTTGTAGCCATACAAATGTTCTAGATCTGATTCTGTAGCCATTTTCATTAATTGCCTCACTTCTTCATCTGTCCTCAAAGAATATTCTTTCCCTGCCAAGTAACGCTTCAACTGTCTGCGACGAGTCAACTGTCTACATGGGTCTGCATCTTCATTGTCACCTTGCACTGCATCTGATGATATTACAATTCTGGAATTGCAAGGCATGGGCTCTGtgattgtaaatgaaatatttggatgtAAGCAATAAGAGCAACCATAACTGCCATTGAATTGTAACATATTCTGAATTTTTGGCCTTGCAACGGAATCAGCacaacaacaaattaaaaaaactctGCTCTCAACAATAGTTCCATCTGGTTTCCTCCATATTATCCCATTCTCACCTAGCGCCTTCATCTCATCCACCAATGGTTTCAAAAACATTTGGAGGTCTGGTTCACCTTTCTTAGAAAACCATAGGCCAGCAAGCATAATGTTCTCTACATCAAATCTCTCATCAGGAACAATTTCATTTAAGTAGAAGTGTATAGGCCAAAGACTATTAGGCCCATTCTGATACACTGGAGAACCATCAGTACTAATTGTGATAGACAATGAGTTGGGATCATGAAGGACACAGTTAGCAGctaaaagatttttataaatttgccCATCAAAAACATCACATATAACTTGATCATGCCTTTGCTCCCTTGAAACCATTTTGATATGTTGTTTGTCCAATAACATTTGAAGTTGTTCCCTAATGCTCAGAGTCACAAAGTAATTCCCTGCATTTAAATTGCTTACAGACTGTGACCAATTACAATGGTCACATTTGACATCATTTTCAAATGATGCCTTACACCCTAAGTAGATGTTGCAAGAAGGACAGAAGAAGTGTACATTTGGGTCAGATCCAAACAtaaatagtttttgaaataaatactttgagCTGGGAATAGCTTCAGGTATACCGACCAATTCATTTACGAAACTAATCAGATCTACAACAAAAATATCGGTCATGCTGTGTCTCATAgctaaatgaaaaatcatgagtaAAACCTCAAACTTTGTCACATTTATACCAGCCGTTAATGGTTGGTTAAGAATTTCAACACCAATACTTTTTGATTGCAAAATGGATGAAACCTGAGTACTATCAGCACAAACATCTCTATCATTAAATCCAGAGAAAAAACCATCAGGCTCCACTTCAAGGTCACTACAGCTGTTTTCTGATGTGTTCTCACCACCCTCCTTAACACTGTGGGCTGGAGATCCTTCACCGGAGACGCTCCTACGGTTTAGGCACGATTTCTTTGGCCTTCTTTTCCTCCCTGGAAATCattgtgaaaggaaaaaaaataaggattggctcgaaatcaaataattaattttgaagtaTGGCACTCTGTATTAGAGAGGGGTAAAACTTACATCATATTTACTTAAACAATGTTATTTACTTATACTATGCTTTTCTCACAGAGTTTAGATTTTTCAGCTGATTTATATTGACTAATTTCTGATGAGAACTATAAATTGTAGACAGGGCAATTATAAGTTTGGATATGAAATAAATTGACCCCTTTCAGGGACAAAGAAATCCGGTCGATACATTATTTACAATAGAGAAAGGATACTGCTACACATTATAATTTAATCAAAGATCTTGATAGCAATCTAAGTCAACTTGTGTAACATAGTGAAAACTCACCAGGATTTATTCCAAGTTGTAGTAGCCTTTCCTCGGTGATTTTTCCTTGAATCAACCAACGACGCCAGGTAGAACGAGGAATAGAGCAAGACTGAATATTGTCCCTCAAATACGAACAATACACCTTGCTTCTCCTTCGCAGTGCCATGATCACACTCCCGACTTTCCTTTATTGTTGTCTTTGTTTGGACAATGACAATCCATACAATACAATAATCACATTTATAAACTTGCAGTTGGAGTAATGTGCCTAATCGGAGATCTATGAAGTAATTTATCGAAATCCTAACTTGAAACTTGTCGAAAGAGTACTTCACGATTGGTATTAATTTTCTTATCACTGCAATAATGGATACCACACTGATGTATAACATGCGCTTTGAACTACTGCTTTCATTACATAGATAAATTCGGCATCAACAAAATACAATGCTTTAACatgtaataaatacaaaattaaaagtCTTTATAAGttaatcaaaatagctgtacagtACATAAattgcactaaaaattaaatactcgtgtgatatgaagaatggatTCTACATTGACTCCATGCCtcggaaaaatttaaatctttctcCGGAAATACAGCAAaggtttataaatataaaatttggggtgaataaaataataaaacgaatGGGAGCCTTTGCTCTTCCAATGTACCTAAGCCTAATTAGGaaatatgctttattttaaattttactgacaaCGGAATACATACGGAAAACGCTGCGCTACTGTCTTCCGGTATTCATTTGTCTGTAGTTTCGGACGCCGATGAAGAAAGCACATGTGGATTCAGTTAGCTGGGCGACATATTGAATTTACAGTTCCGTTTCAAAGATTAAGTGGTAAAGTCGCAGTGTAGTGGTGTAGTTGCTTCAAGTGTGTGGAAAGTATCCAAGCCTTGTTGTTACTGTGACGCTGGTGTGGCTTGTTTCCTAAGGAAATCTGTTTGCTTAAAATCTTGGAAGCATTTACTATGGCTAAGTGCAATGGCAAGAGGAACTTAAAGATTTGTTTTGAGGAGGAGCCTCACGCATTAGTAAAGTATTTGGATAGGGAGGGCAACAAAGAAATTGTACCGGTGTGTAATATACCGGAGTTGAAAGCACCAGATTTTGCTTTCGACAAGAAAGCCGTGTACGATGTATTTTGGGCGCCTAGTAAAAAAAGCAAGGCGGAAACTCTGACGGACTACCGCCGACTTGTCTCGGAGATACCCAGGTTTCCTGCTGGTTCAGGAAACGACTGCGGTCCTGGTTTCTACCCAGCAACCGTGCTAATCGTCTGTGGTATGTATCTATTGATTGTGGTCATTTGGAAGTGGCTGTATTGTAGACtctgtaataatatatttacttCCATTCCTCAGGCAACAAGAAAGACCTTCTTATGAAGATGGAGGTTGAGCGGCTTAAAGAgccttcaagaaaaatattagatTTCATGTGCTCGGTAAGTACCTCTTTTTAACTTGTCATTACATATTTCTACTACAAACAGTTACTGATGAACTACTAATGCAGATTGTACAGTAactcgttatttttcatttcatttagaaTGGAGAAAGGAACAGAGAAGATGGGGAGCAGAGTTCGAAGGGTAAGGGTACTGGTGGCAGGAGAAAGAAGATTGGCGTACCTCGTCCTGCTGTACCAGCAGGGACCTCCGAGTCTTCGGACGACTCGGATCCTGGTGTGATCCCGGTCACCGATTACCGGAGGGAGATGAAGATCCGGGAAGAAATGGAGGAGAAGTACGAAGATGTGGTGAAACGCTATAGGAAGACTCGCGAAGAGAACATTTCCCTGCAAAAACAGGTTCAGTCGGGAGAAAGGAGGATTGCCGAGCTAGAGTGCCGTCTGCTTGATGTTTTGCGGCTTAACATTGAGAACCAAAAGCATATGTTAAAGTGCTCCCGGGTGGGGTCGCAGGAAGATGGGGTGCCCGAGGAGAGAAACGGAGACGCATCGTTTGATGGAATGGTAAGTTTAATAACAGTCCAAGATCACTATTTCCATGTGCTTTTCTTGCTGATTCCCTTGAATTTCgtattcccttgtattttgcAAGTTGTATCTTAACCATCTATTTTAATCTGATATgggcatatatttcattttttcaactgtAGATTGCAGATAGGGTTGGAGATAAGCCCAAAACTCCACCTTCAGCAGTGATTTCCAGCCATTCTCCAGCTCTTGTTGCCACTGTGGAGGAACTTTCAGTGCCAGAGGAGAGAAACTCAGAGATGGAGAGTCTAACAAAGGAGACTGAAAATGCCAATACGGAGACCGCCACTTCAGTTGTGGATGATTCAAAGGTAGGAAGCAATTGGTAGCTTGTATACTTATAAGTTAATGAGAATACTGTTTTGAAGAAGTGAATCTGTAGCTCGTATTGACTgatgttttaattgaaaatatttccgaTTAATATAGTGAGATAATGTTTTTCTAACGATGTAATTAACTACAATAAGACTTATTAAAGGAATAAAAGAGGAAAgctgttaaaaaattaaagatgcagTAGGTACAATTTTTACGTATAATACATGCACTGAATATTTGGAGTCTCTCTTTGATTGCAGGTGGAGATATATCCGAGAATCGGAATTTGCAAGGAGGTGTTTTCCTGTACCTCCTTCAGGAACTTCCTAGAAAACCCCCTGAAAACTTACAGGGCTGGTGCAGCAGGGGATAGGGAATTCATTAGAGATGCCACTCATGTACTGTGGAATGATGAAGAGCTAGCTAAACACACAGTGACTGGCAAGCAGAGTAATGCTTACAAGACATCGGACAAAGCCTT
Coding sequences within it:
- the LOC124172516 gene encoding uncharacterized protein LOC124172516, giving the protein MALRRRSKVYCSYLRDNIQSCSIPRSTWRRWLIQGKITEERLLQLGINPGRKRRPKKSCLNRRSVSGEGSPAHSVKEGGENTSENSCSDLEVEPDGFFSGFNDRDVCADSTQVSSILQSKSIGVEILNQPLTAGINVTKFEVLLMIFHLAMRHSMTDIFVVDLISFVNELVGIPEAIPSSKYLFQKLFMFGSDPNVHFFCPSCNIYLGCKASFENDVKCDHCNWSQSVSNLNAGNYFVTLSIREQLQMLLDKQHIKMVSREQRHDQVICDVFDGQIYKNLLAANCVLHDPNSLSITISTDGSPVYQNGPNSLWPIHFYLNEIVPDERFDVENIMLAGLWFSKKGEPDLQMFLKPLVDEMKALGENGIIWRKPDGTIVESRVFLICCCADSVARPKIQNMLQFNGSYGCSYCLHPNISFTITEPMPCNSRIVISSDAVQGDNEDADPCRQLTRRRQLKRYLAGKEYSLRTDEEVRQLMKMATESDLEHLYGYKGMSVLLPLESMDMVFGIPIDYMHSVLLGVMRRLACLWFDSTSSGQPYYIGLKISTVNKRLQGITPPSIMPKPRAMSDRSHWKAKEWRGFLLYYGLPCLKDVLPDPYFAHFSKLVASIYTLCKGSISHEEAGKAEFILKRFVDDYQTLYGPENMVYNVHLLGHLPTQALKVGPLWAYSLFPFESANGRLVRIVKGTRSVGGQIARKYLMTLNISKLLKNYGARDTVVDFCSKVVEYSYNKTFEKCGDILLFGKPNYIVLKKVHQEALQVHGITIANVAKVYNRVAMHGILYSSRNLSRQKVSNDSCIRLVTGEFLMVDLIISVCSLPVEPVMWCLGTVLNIAINSDNNVPPHLKQCAIDPYGQVKAFPFSHIKKKCFLMAVDSKIYISECSNKFEKS
- the LOC124172072 gene encoding uncharacterized protein LOC124172072; this translates as MAKCNGKRNLKICFEEEPHALVKYLDREGNKEIVPVCNIPELKAPDFAFDKKAVYDVFWAPSKKSKAETLTDYRRLVSEIPRFPAGSGNDCGPGFYPATVLIVCGNKKDLLMKMEVERLKEPSRKILDFMCSNGERNREDGEQSSKGKGTGGRRKKIGVPRPAVPAGTSESSDDSDPGVIPVTDYRREMKIREEMEEKYEDVVKRYRKTREENISLQKQVQSGERRIAELECRLLDVLRLNIENQKHMLKCSRVGSQEDGVPEERNGDASFDGMIADRVGDKPKTPPSAVISSHSPALVATVEELSVPEERNSEMESLTKETENANTETATSVVDDSKVEIYPRIGICKEVFSCTSFRNFLENPLKTYRAGAAGDREFIRDATHVLWNDEELAKHTVTGKQSNAYKTSDKALPALCERRIEAILGALHRRVAMEEEAGGMEGSVAGRVVMAVVKKEIGAVMHNVKKRMRRAQGTGDINGKL